Within the Pseudomonas orientalis genome, the region AAGACAGTGCGCCTGTATAAACGAAGACTCACGCGCGTTACTCGCTGTTTCCAAGCGCCTGAACGAGGACCCTTTTCATGCCAGACATTACCCTGACCACCTTGCAGAGCCTCAAGCTCAAAGGTGAAAAAATCACCATGCTGACCTGCTACGACGCTACCTTCGCCCACGCCAGCTGTCAGGCCGGGGTCGAGGTGTTGCTGGTAGGCGACTCCCTGGGCATGGTACTTCAAGGGAATGACAGCACGCTCCCCGTCACCACCGACGAACTCGCGTACCACACCGCCAGCGTCAAGCGTGGCAATGACGGTGCGTTTATCATCGCCGACCTGCCGTTCATGGGGTACGCCACCCTCGAACAGACCTTCCAGAACGCCGGCAAACTGATGCAGGCGGGTGCGCACATGATCAAGGTCGAAGGCGCCGTATGGCTCGCCGAGTCGATCCGCCTGCTGGCCGAGCGCGGCGTCCCGGTATGCGCGCACATGGGCCTGACGCCGCAGTCGGTCAACCTGCTCGGCGGCTACAAGGTACAGGGCCGCAATGAAGCCCAGGCACGCCAGATGCGTGCCGATGCCATCGCCCTGGAACAAGCCGGCGCCGCGATGATTCTGCTGGAGTGCGTGCCCAGTGAACTGGCCGCCGAAATCACCCAGGCCGTCAAGATACCGGTGATCGGCATCGGTGCCGGCGCCGCCACCGACGGCCAGGTGCTGGTGCTGCACGACATGCTCGGCTTGTCGATCAGCGGCCACGTGCCCAAGTTCGTGAAGAACTTCATGGCCGGCCAGGCGAGCATTCACGCCGCACTGAGCGCTTACGTCAGCGAAGTCAAAGCCGTGACCTTTCCCGGCACCGAACACGGATTTTCTGCATGAACACCGTTAAAACCCTACGTGAACTGCGCGCCGCCGTGACCCACGCGCGCAGTGCCGGCAAGCGCATCGGCTTCGTGCCGACCATGGGCAACCTGCACAGTGGCCACGCCACCCTGGTGAGCAAGGCCGCGCAGCAATCGGACTTCGTCGTGGCGAGCATTTTCGTCAACCCGTTGCAATTCGGCGCCGGCGAAGACCTGGACAAATACCCGCGCACCCTGGCCGCCGACCAGGAAATGCTGCTGCAAGCCGGCTGCAACCTGCTCTTCGCGCCCACGGTCGAGGAGATCTACCCCGACGGCATGGCCGGCCAGACCCGCGTCAGCGTCCCCCAGTTGTCCGAAGGCCTGTGCGGGGCCAGCCGCCCAGGGCATTTCGAAGGCGTCGCCACGGTGGTCAGCAAGCTGTTCAACATGGTCCAGCCGGATATGGCCGTATTTGGCCAGAAGGACTATCAGCAACTGGCGGTGATCCGCGCCATGGTGCATGACCTGAACATGCCGATCCAGATCATCGGCGAGCCGACCGTACGTGCCGCGGATGGCCTGGCGCTGTCATCGCGCAACGGTTATCTCACCCAGGAGCAACGCGCGATTGCCCCCGTGCTGTACCGCAGCCTCAGCCAGATGGCCGCCGCCATCAAAAGCGGTGAGCGGGATTTCGCCACACTGCGCGCCGAGCACATCCGGCAGATCGAAGCCGCCGGCTTGCGCATGGACTACCTGGAAGTGCGTCAAGGCGTGCACTTGCGTCCGGCCACGCCCGAGGACCGGGATATCGTGATCCTGGTAGCGGCCTATCTGGGCACGACACGCCTGATCGACAACCTGCACCTGAACCTCAACTGACCCTGCTCCACACCCCGCCGATTGCCTTCATCGCTATGCCGGTATAAAAAAGTACCGGCATCAGCGCAGACAAAGCCAAGACATATCGACACGCTAGGTTTAATGTAATCGCCCTGCGCTCCTGGTTAGCGCTGTCCGAAACCCCTCGCGTGTTAAAAGACTGGAGGTTTCGGGCTTTGAAGTGTCCTAAAGGCAGTCCCCGTAATAAAAGGAAACCCGCAGCGATGGCGTACTACCGCACCCCTCATGACGTTACCGCGCTGCCCGCCTGGCACGCGCTCGATCAACATCGCCAAGCCATGCAGGATTTCAGCATGCGCGAGGCCTTTAATGCCGACCCCCAGCGTTTCTCCGAATTCACCCTGAGCAGCTGCGGGCTTTTCCTCGATTACTCGAAAAACCTGATCACCCGTGAAACCCGCGACCTGCTGGTGGGCCTGGCCAACGAAGTCGGCCTTAAAGACGCGATCAACGCGCTGTATGCCGGCGAGCCGGTCAACTCCTCCGAAGGCCGTCCGGCGCTGCACACCGCCCTGCGTCGCCCGGTGGGCGACAAGTTGTCGGTCAACGGCGTGAACATCATGCCCGACGTGCACAAGGTGCTGAACCAGATCACTGACCTGGTCGGCCGTATCCACGACGGCCTGTGGCGTGGCTACACCGAGAAGCCGATCACCGACGTGGTGAACATCGGCATCGGTGGTTCGTTCCTCGGCCCGGAGCTGGTCTCCGAAGCGCTGCTGTCCTACGCCCATAAGGGCGTACGCTGCCATTACCTGGCGAACATCGACGGCAGCGAGTTCCACGAACTGACCATGAAGCTGCGCGCCGAGACCACGCTGTTTATCGTCTCGTCGAAATCCTTCAACACCCTCGAAACCCTGAAAAACGCCCAGGCCGCCCGCGCCTGGTACCTGGCCCAGGGTGGCTCGGAAGCCGAGCTGTACCGCCACTTCATCGCCGTGTCGAGCAACAACGCGGCGGCCGTCGCGTTCGGCATTCGCGAAGAAAACATCTTCCCGATGTGGGACTGGGTCGGTGGTCGTTACTCGCTGTGGTCCGCAATCGGCTTGCCCATCGCCCTGGCGATCGGCATGTCCAACTTCAAGGAGCTGCTGTCCGGTGCCTACACCATGGACCAGCATTTCCAGAACGCGCCATTCGAAGACAACATGCCCGTGCTGCTGGGCCTGCTGGGCGTGTGGTACGGCAATTTCTGGGGTTCGCAGAGCCATGCGATCCTGCCGTACGACCATTACCTGCGTAACATCACCAAGCATTTGCAGCAGTTGGACATGGAGTCCAACGGCAAGAGCGTGCGCCAGGACGGCACGCCGGTCGCCACCGATACCGGCCCGGTCATCTGGGGCGGCGTGGGTTGCAACGGCCAGCATGCTTATCACCAGTTGCTGCACCAGGGTACCCAACTGATCCCGGCCGACTTCATCGTGCCGATCGTCAGTTTCAACCCGGTCTCCGACCACCACCAGTGGCTATATGCCAACTGCCTGTCCCAGAGCCAGGCGCTGATGCTCGGCAAGACACGCGCCGAAGCCGAAGCGGAGCTGCGCGATAAGGGCATCCCTGAGGCCGACGTGCAGAAACTGGCGCCCCACAAGGTGATCCCGGGCAACCGTCCGAGCAACACGATCGTGGTCGAACGCATCAGCCCGCGCCGCCTGGGCGCGCTGGTCGCCATGTACGAACACAAGGTGTTCGTCCAGAGCGTCATCTGGGGCATCAACGCCTTCGACCAATGGGGTGTCGAGCTGGGCAAGGAACTGGGCAAAGGCGTCTACAACCGCTTGACCGGCGCCGAAGAAACCTCGGCCGAAGATGCTTCGACCCAGGGCCTGATCAACTACTTCCGCGGTCGTCACCGCGGCTGATCAACGCCTGAACCGCTAGCCTCGAAATAACCCCCGGCCTGTTCAGGCCGGGGCTGTTAAACTGCGCGCCCGCACTGTCCTCATTCCCCCGCAAGCAAGGCGCGCTCCATGACTTCCTTGAACCAGGCGCTGCGCGCCGCCCTCGACCATCGCCAAGACCTGATCAGTGAACTGCATGCCCAGGGCACCGATTGCTACCGGCTGTTCCACGGCAGCCAGGAAGGCGCCGGTGGCCTGACGATCGATCGCTACGGCCCGCAATTGCTGGTGCAAAGCTTCCACCAATCCCTGCAAAACGCCGATCTGCTGGACCTGCACCAACTGATCAATCAATACATGGGCCTGGAGCTGCTGCTGGTGTACAACGACCGCTCCCGTGGCAACTCACGGATCGACCGCGAAGACAGCGTTTACCGCGCCGAGCCTGCCGCGCTGGAAGACCTGGTCGGTCACGAATGGGGCCTCAACTACCGAGTGCGTGGGCGGCATGCCGGGCAGGACCCGCTGCTGTTCCTTGACCTGCGCAACACCCGGGGCTGGGTCAAGGACCACAGCGCCGGTAAAAGCGTGCTCAACCTGTTCGCCTACACCTGTGGCGTAGGCTTGAGCGCGGCAGCCGGTGGCGCACGTGAAGTCTGCAACCTGGACTTTGCCGAGGGCAACCTCGCCGTGGGGCGCGAGAACGGTCTGCTTAACCCGCAGTTGCCGACCATGACGTTCGTACAGTCCGATTACTTCCCGGCGATTCGCCAATTGGCTGGCCTCCCTGTCACTCAGCGTCGTGGCCAGAAACTGCCGAGCTATCCGCGCCTGGAACAGCGCCAGTATGACCTGGTCCTGCTGGATCCCCCCGCCTGGGCCAAAAGCGCCTTCGGCACTGTCGACCTGTTGCGCGACTACCAAAGCCTGCTCAAGCCCGCGCTGTTGGCAACCGCCGATAATGGTGTGCTCATTTGCTGCAACAACCTGGCGAAAGTGAGCATGGATGACTGGCGCGAACAGGTACTGCGTTGCGCGGAAAAAGCCGGTCGTCCCGTACGCGACTGGCAGATCATGGCACCGGGAGCGGACTTTCCGTCGAAAGACCAGCAACCGCCGCTGAAGACCCTGATCCTGCAATTGTAGGAAGTTTCCCAGGCCTGGCGGTTCTTCGGAACCGAAATCACGTGCCATACTCCAAGGCACTCCTGTTCGACATAGATGGCTGTCACCCATGCCCAAAGGATTGATCCGCGCCATAGGCGCCTTGTTGACCGCACTTGCTGTGTATAGCGTGCTGGGCTTTCTGATTCTGCCCGGCATCGCCCTTCGTATTGCCAACCAGCAGTTGGCCCATTACGCAACGGCGCCGGCGCGTATCGAGCGTATCGAACTCAACCCGTTCAGCCTGGAGCTGACGCTATGGGGCCTGAAGATCGGTGAGCCGGGCAAGGAACAGCTGGGTTTCGAGCGCCTCTATGCCAACCTGCAGATCGACAGTCTCTGGACCCGCGCCCTGCACCTGGCCGATGTTCAACTCGAACAGCCCAGGACCGAATTGCTCTTCGACAAGTCCGGCCAGTTGAACCTGGCGCAATTGTTCAAATTGCCCCCAAGCGAGCCAACCCCTGCCGATCCCGACGCCAAGCCTTTCCCGCTGCGTATCGACAGCATCAGGCTGGCGGGCGGCTATGTACACTTTCGGGACCTGCGCCCCAGCGAACCCATCGAATTTCTCTACGACAAACTCGACTTCGAGCTGAAAAATCTCAGCACCTTGCCGGAAGATAACGCCGACATGACCTTGGTGGCCGCTGGCCCCCAGGGCGGGCAGATCGACTGGAAAGGCAACTTCAGCCTGGTGCCGATCACCTCCGAAGGCTCGCTGAAAGTCACTGACGGTCAAATGAAAGCCTGGTGGCCGTATGTGCGCGATGCCGTGCCGCTGGTGCTTGAGGACGGTGTGCTCAATTTCAGCACCAACTATAAATTCAGCCTGGCCAAAGAGACCGAGCTGAACCTGACCAACACCACCGCCAGTATTGCGCCCTTTGCGATCAAAGCGCCGGATGGCCGGCCATTGGCACGCCTGGAGCGTCTGGACGTCAGCGAGACCACGGTGGACCTGGCCAAGCAACAGGTAGTGATCGGCAAGATCCGCAGCAACAAACTCGAAACCTGGGCGGCCCGCGAGGCTGATGGGCAACTGGACTGGCAGAAGCTGTTCGCCAGCCAACCCGGCAAACCGGCCAAGGCGCCGGAACCGGCCTCTGCGCCCGCGACTGCCGACTCACCTGAAGCGCCACCGGCAGCGCCGAACAAACCCTGGCAAGTGCTGCTCAAGGATGTGCAACTGCGCAACTATCAGGTGCACCTGGCTGACCGCCAGGCCAAGCCTGCGGTAGCCGTGGATCTGGGCCCGTTGAACGTCGATGTGCAGAACTTCGACAGCCTCAACCAGCGCCCTTTTACCTTGAAGGTCGACAGCGGCCTGGGCAAGCAAGGCAAGATCCAGGCAGCCGGCGAGGTCAACCTCAATCCGGTCAGCGCCAGGCTGAAAGTGAACACCCAGGACATCGACCTGCGCGTCGCTCAATCCTATATCAGCCCGTTCATCCGTCTGGAACTGCGCAGCGGCATGCTGGGCAGCAACCTGGATGTCAACCTCAAGAGTACCGAGCCGCTGGCCCTGCAAGTCACCGGTCGCGCGCAAGTGGATCAGTTGCACACGCTCGACACCCTCAAGTCCCGTGACTTCCTCAAATGGCAGCGCCTGGTGCTGGAAGGCGTCAATTACCAGCATGGCGACAGCCTGTCGATCGACAAGGTCAACCTGCTGCAACCCTATGCGCGCTTCATGATCAACGAGGACCGCACCACCAATATCGACGACCTGCTGATCCCGCAGCCTGCCGACAGCGGGAACAAATCGGCAGCCAAGCCGGCTGCGAGCAAAGACAAGCCGTTGGGTATCCACGTCGGACAGGTCGCGATCAACGACGGCTCGGCCAATTTCGCCGACTTCAGCCTTACGCCCAACTTCGCTACCGCCATTCAACAACTCAACGGCCAGATCGGCACCATCGACAGTCGCCAGGCCAAACCGGCCAGCGTCGACATCAAGGGCAAGGTGGACCGCTATGCGCCAGTGACCATCAAGGGCAGCGTGAACCCGTTTGACCCTATGGCCGCGCTGGACATCGCGACCAGCTTCAAACGTGTCGAGTTGACCACCCTGACGCCGTACTCGGGCAAATTCGCAGGTTTCCGAATCCGCAAAGGCCGTTTGAACCTGGACCTGCATTACATGATCACCAAAGGCCAGTTGAAGGCTGAAAACAAGGTGGTGGTCGAGCAGCTGCAACTGGGCGAGAAAGTCGACAGCGCCGATGCGGTGGACTTGCCGATTCGCCTGGCGGTGGCCTTGCTCAAGGACAGCGACGGCAAGATTTCCATCGAGCTGCCGGTAAGCGGTGACCTGAACAACCCGCAATTCAGTGTTATGCCGATTGTGTGGCAGACCTTGCGCAACCTCGTGGTGCGCGCCGCGACAGCGCCCTTCAAGTTCATTGGCGGGCTGGTCACCGGCGGCGGTTCGCAAGACCTGGGGAGTGTGTCGTTTGCGGCGGGCTCCAGTGAACTGGATAAAAACGCCGAAGGAGCTCTTAACACGCTGGCCAAGGCACTCAAGGAACGCCCTGCCCTGCGCCTGGAAATCGAAGGCACCGCAGCGGCCGGCAGTGACGGCCCGTTCCTGGCCGCGCAACGACTGGAGCGTGAGTACCAATACAACTACTACAAAATCCTGCAGCGTCGCGGCGATAAAGTCCCGGCCCAGGCGTCATTGCTGGTCGTGCCCGAGAAGGAAAAGGCGCCTTTGCTGGAAGGTATTTACCGCACCCGCCTGAAACAGCAACCCCCGGCCGAATGGAAAAATCTGGGCGACGACGAGCGCGCGGCCAGGCTCAAGGACGGTGTGATCAAATTCTGGAGCGGCAGTGACGTGCTGCTGCGCCAGCTCGGCCAGGACCGGGCCAGCACCATCAAGGATTACCTGGTGGACAAGGCTCAACTGGAAGACGACCGCGTGTACTTCATCGATGCGCAGCTGGGACAGGCGGAAAAAGATGGTCGGGTGGTGACGCCGATGCATCTGGATGCCGAGTAACCAAATATGGGAGGGGGCTTGCTCCCGATTGCAGTAGGTCAGTCAGAGAGATGTTGACTGATACACCGCTATCGGGGGCAAGCCCCCTCCCACATTTTTGCTCCTCGCCCGTGTTGTTCAGCAGGGGCAGGCGGAGAAAGATGCTCGGGCGCTGGCGCCAATGCATCTGGATGCCGAGTAACCCAATGTGGGAGGGGGCTTGCCCCCGATTGCGGTAGGTCAGTCAGTGATAGATTGACTGATACACCGCCATCTGGAGCAAGCACCCTCCCACAATAAAACAGGCCCCGACACAAGTGCCGGGGCCTGTAATGACCACATCCCTGTGGTCGGTCGCATGAACTCCAGAGGTGCTGTGGGTGGATATCTGACTCACCCTAAGCCGCCGCCATTCAGTTCAAACGAAACTTGCAGCGTTACTCTGCTTTCAGGCCATCGGCCGATACAGCTTTAACGCCTTTGATTTTCTTGGCGATCGCTACAGCAGTTTCTTTCTGCGCAGCAGTCACAGCCGCTGTGGACGACAGGGACACAACACCTTTGTTGGTTTCAACTTTGATGTCGGTGCCAGGGATACCTTTCTCGGTAACCAGGTCAGCTTTTACTTTGGTGGTGATCCAGGTATCGCTAGTCGCTTCGCCAGCGTTATGGGCAGCGCCTTTGGTTTTGTCGATACCGTCAGCCTTGGTAGCGCCGCCAGCCAGCAGGCCGTCAGCAGAAACTGCGGTTACACCTTTGATTTTCTTGGTAATCGCTACGGCAGTCGCTTTCTGCGAGTCCGAAACAGCTACTTCGGAGGACAGGGAAACCACACCTTTGTTGGTTTCAACCTTGATGTCCGAACCTGGAATGCCTTTTTCAGTCAGCAGGTCAGCTTTGACTTTGGTGGTGATCCAAGTATCCGAAACGCTTTCCTTAGCCTGGGTGGCTTCGCCGGCCGCCAGAGTCATAGGGGCTTGGGAAGTCTGAGCAAAGGCTACGTTAGCACCCATGGCCAGAGTCAGAGCGGTAGCAGTAGCGAGAGCGAACTTCTTCATACGAGTAACTCCTGTTTTATTAAAAGACTGCAGTACATAAATCTTGGTACTGAAGCGCTAACAGGGATATTGCAGGCAGTGTGCCAAGTCGCAAAAAATATAAAAACCCTTATAAAACAATAGGTTATAAAAAGCGCTCATTTTCGAAATCGTGCAACTTGCATGAAGCTCATCGTGCCTGCATGCAAGTTGCGGCTTTTGCACAGGGTTAAACAGCTGATTCTGCTCCCTTTTCTCACGCTCATAAAAAAAGGACTCCGAAGAGTCCTTTTTTCAGCGTGACGCTTGCGGGTAATTAAACGCCCGACGCCTTGGCTGCTGCTACGTCCTTGATGGACAGTTTGATACGGCCGCGGTTGTCCACGTCCAATACCAGCACTTCCACTTCCTGGCCTTCTTTCAAAATGTCGGTCACTTTCTCAACGCGAGCGTCGCTCAGCATGGAGATGTGCACCAGACCGTCCTTGCCCGGCAGGATGTTGACGAATGCGCCGAAGTCGACGATACGCTCAACCTTACCGACGTAGATCTTGCCGATCTCGGCTTCAGCGGTGATACCCAGAACGCGCTGACGTGCAGCTTCAGCCGCTTCCTTGGTTTCGCCGAAGATCTTGATCGAACCGTCGTCTTCGATATCGATCGAAGCCTTGGTTTCTTCACAGATCGCACGGATGGTCGCGCCGCCTTTACCGATGACATCACGGATTTTGTCGGTGTCGATTTTCATCGCGATCATGGTCGGAGCGTTTTCCGACAGCTCGGTACGCGACTGACCAATGATCTGGTTCATCTGGCCGAGGATGTTCAGGCGCGCTTCCAGGGCTTGGCCCAGGGCGATTTCCATGATCTCTTCGGTGATGCCCTTGATCTTGATGTCCATCTGCAGCGCGGTTACGCCTTTGGCGGTACCGGCTACCTTGAAGTCCATGTCGCCCAGGTGGTCTTCGTCACCCAGGATGTCGGTCAGGATGGCGAACTTCTCGCCTTCTTTAACCAGGCCCATGGCGATACCGGCAACCGGCGCCTTCATCGGCACACCCGCGTCCATCAGTGCCAGGGAAGCGCCGCAAACGGAAGCCATGGAACTGGAACCGTTGGATTCGGTGATTTCCGACACAACACGGATGGTGTACGGGAACACGTCGGCAGCCGGCAGCATCGCGGCGATCGAACGACGGGCCAGACGGCCGTGACCGATTTCACGACGACCAGCACCGCCCATGCGACCACACTCGCCCACCGAGAACGGAGGGAAGTTGTAGTGCAGCATGAACGGGTCTTTTTTCTCGCCTTCCAGGGTGTCCAGCAGTTGCGCGTCACGGGCGGTGCCCAGGGTCGCGACTACCAGGGCCTGGGTTTCACCACGGGTGAACAGCGCCGAACCGTGAGTTTTCGGCAGAACACCGACTTCGATGTTCAGCGGACGCACGGTACGCGTGTCGCGGCCGTCGATCCGTGGCTTGCCGTTAACGATGTTTTCGCGAACGGTGCGGTATTCGATTTCACCGAAAGCCGCTTTGACTTCGCTGGAAGAAGGCTGGCCTTCTTCACCGGACAGCTTGGCGACAACCTGATCCTTCAGCTCGCCCAGGCGAGCGTAACGGTCGGCCTTGACGGTGATGGCGTAAGCCTGGGAGATCGCGTCGCCGAACTCGGCACGGATAGCGCCCAGCAGCGCAGTGGCTTCTGGTTGTGGAGCCCAGGTCCAGGTTGGCTTGGCAGCTTCGGCAGCCAGTTCCTTGACGGCGTTGATCACCACCTGGAACTCGTCGTGGGCAAACAGCACGGCGCCCAGCATCTGGTCTTCGGTCAGCTCTTTGGCTTCCGATTCAACCATCAATACGGCTTCCGAGGTACCGGCAACGACCATGTCCAGGCTCGATGCTTTTTGTTGCTCGTAAGTCGGGTTCAGCAGGTAGCCGGTGCTTTCGTGGAACGCAACACGGGCGGCGCCGATCGGGCCATCAAACGGTATACCCGAGATAGCCAGGGCAGCCGAAGTACCGATCATCGCAGCGATGTCCGGATCGGTTTTCTTGCTGGTGGAAACGACGGTGCAGACAACCTGCACTTCGTTCATGAAGCCTTCCGGGAACAGCGGACGGATCGGACGGTCGATCAGTCGGGAAGTCAGGGTTTCTTTCTCGGAAGGACGGCCTTCGCGCTTGAAGAAACCGCCAGGGATCTTACCGGCAGCGTAAGTTTTTTCCTGGTAGTGAACGGACAGAGGGAAAAAGCCTTTGCTCGGGTCAGCGGTCTTGGCGCCAACCACGGTCACCAGTACGGTAACGTCGTCGTCAACGGTAACCAGCACTGCGCCGGAGGCTTGACGGGCGATACGGCCTGTCTCGAGGGTAACGGTCGACTGACCGAACTGGAATTTTTTGATAACCGGGTTCACGGTGTCCTACCTTCTTTGTGGCTCTTGGGGAACTTGTCTTCTTGCGAAATTCTTGGGCAACGTCGGGAATCGGCCCAACCCTTGTCCAGGGTAAAACGTGTATCCAGATAAAACTTGAGGCTGGGAGCCTGCCATGGGCCAGCGGGAATCCCACTGACACACGGCAGACAACCAACCTCTAGCGCAATCGCTGATTAGCGACGCAGACCCAGGCGACCGATCAGAGCCTGATAACGACCCAGATCCTTGCCTTTCAGGTAGTCCAGCAGCTTGCGGCGCTGGTTTACCATGCGGATCAGACCACGACGGGAGTGGTGATCTTTACCGTTGGCCTTGAAGTGACCTTGCAGTTTGTTGATGTTGTGGGTCAGCAGTGCAACTTGCACTTCTGGCGAACCAGTGTCACCAACAGCTTGCTGATAGTCAGCTACGATTTGTGCTTTTTCTTGAACGTCGAGAGCCATGAGGCAATCCTTTTTTCAGGAAACCACCCAAAGGGCGGTTTCAACAGGCCAGGGACAAATCCCTGTATCTAAAAATGAGTGTTGACCATGCCTGTTAACAGCCACACTCGTTCGGTCATTCTGACCGAATCAGTCGACGCGGCGCGATGCGCCCGTCTTCGCTCACTTCACCGATACCGATAAAGCGACCGTTATGATCCTGTACTCGCACCATGCCGAATTTCGGGGCATCCGGGGCGCGTACCGGCTGGCCGTTGAGCCAGTAGAACGCGCTGTGCTCCGAAAAGTGCAGCAATGGCCAATCCAGCAAACCGCTGTCCGATGGCATCAGGAAGCGATCAACCGCCTCATTGCCGCCTTCGGCATGTACCGCTTCGAGCTCTTCCAGCGTGACCGTCTGGGCCAGGGTGAAAGGGCCGGCCTGTGTACGTCGCAGTTCGGCAACGTATGCGCCACAGCCCAGTTGCTCACCAATATCTTCCACCAGGGTACGGATATAGGTGCCTTTGCTGCAGTCCACCGCCAATCGGGCCGTGTCACCTTCACAGGCGAGCAATTCCAGCCGGGCAATAGTAACAGAACGCGGTTCGCGCTCCACCACTTCACCGGCACGCGCCAGCTTGTAAAGAGGCTGGCCATCACGCTTGAGCGCCGAGTACATCGGCGGTATCTGGCTGATTTGCCCACGGAAAGCGGGTAAGGCGGCTTCAATATCGGCACGACCAACGGTCACATCGCGAACCTGCAGGACATCACCTTCAGCATCGGCCGTGGTGGTGGTCTTGCCCAGTTGCATCAAGGTTTCATAACCCTTGTCGGAATCGAGCAGGTATTGCGAGAACTTGGTCGCCTCGCCAAAGCACAGCGGCAGTACGCCGGTGGCCAGGGGATCGAGGCTGCCGGTGTGCCCGGCCTTCTCGGCATTGAGCAGCCAGCGGACCTTCTGCAACGCGGCATTGGAGGTAAAGCCAATGGGTTTGTCGAGCAGAATGATGCCACTGACGTTACGGCGGATACGTTTGACCTGAGCCACCGCTTACTCCTTGGCGTCTTCAGGTGTGGACGGATGCTGGCTGTCTTCAGCCACGGCGCGCTCGATCAATGCCGACAGGTGCGCGCCACGCACGACGCTTTCGTCGTAGTGGAAGTGCAACTGGGGAACGCTGCGCAACTTCATTTCACGGGCCAACTGCATGCGCAGGAAGCCTGCGGCGGCGTTGAGCACCTTGATGCTTTGCGCGATTTCTTCGCTGTTGTCCTGGCCCATCACGGTGATGAAGATCTTGGCGTGACCCACGTCACGGCTCACTTCAACGGCAGTGATGGTGACCAGGCCAACGCGCGGGTCTTTGACTTCGCGGCGGATCAGTTGAGCCAGCTCGCGCTGCATCTGATCGCCGATACGCTGGGTACGGCTGTATTCTTTTGCCATGTCTTGTTACCTGTTACTGCCACACGGTGAAACCCGTGGGGTCTGAAAGCGGCAAACGCCCGGCCTGACAAAAGCCAGACCGGGCGTTGCGTTTAGAGTCCGTACGCTGCGCGGGGCATCTGCATGCCCACACGCGGCGTGGCTCCGGAAGTGCGCGAGTTAGAGGCTGCGAGCAACCTGAACCTTCTCGTAGACTTCGATCTTGTCGCCAGGCTTGACGTCGTTGTAGCTCTTGACGCCGATACCGCATTCCATGCCGGCACGTACTTCGGAAGCGTCATCCTTGAAGCGGCGCAGGGATTCCAGCTCGCCTTCGAAGATAACGATGTCTTCACGCAGTACACGGATTGGACGGTTACGGTACACAGTACCTTCGATAACCATGCAACCGGCGATCGCGCCGAATTTCGGCGAGCGGAACACGTCACGCACCTCGGCGATACCCAGGATGTTCTCCCGGACGTCGCTGCCAAGCATGCCGGTAAGGGCCTTCTTGACGTCTTCGATGATGTCGTAGATGACGTTGTAGTAACGCATGTCCAGGCCTTCCTGCTCGACGATCTTGCGAGCGCCGGCATCGGCACGCACGTTGAAGCCGAACAGTACAGCGTTGGAAGCCAGTGCCAGGTTGGCGTCGGATTCGGTGATACCACCGACACCGCCACCG harbors:
- a CDS encoding DUF748 domain-containing protein; the protein is MPKGLIRAIGALLTALAVYSVLGFLILPGIALRIANQQLAHYATAPARIERIELNPFSLELTLWGLKIGEPGKEQLGFERLYANLQIDSLWTRALHLADVQLEQPRTELLFDKSGQLNLAQLFKLPPSEPTPADPDAKPFPLRIDSIRLAGGYVHFRDLRPSEPIEFLYDKLDFELKNLSTLPEDNADMTLVAAGPQGGQIDWKGNFSLVPITSEGSLKVTDGQMKAWWPYVRDAVPLVLEDGVLNFSTNYKFSLAKETELNLTNTTASIAPFAIKAPDGRPLARLERLDVSETTVDLAKQQVVIGKIRSNKLETWAAREADGQLDWQKLFASQPGKPAKAPEPASAPATADSPEAPPAAPNKPWQVLLKDVQLRNYQVHLADRQAKPAVAVDLGPLNVDVQNFDSLNQRPFTLKVDSGLGKQGKIQAAGEVNLNPVSARLKVNTQDIDLRVAQSYISPFIRLELRSGMLGSNLDVNLKSTEPLALQVTGRAQVDQLHTLDTLKSRDFLKWQRLVLEGVNYQHGDSLSIDKVNLLQPYARFMINEDRTTNIDDLLIPQPADSGNKSAAKPAASKDKPLGIHVGQVAINDGSANFADFSLTPNFATAIQQLNGQIGTIDSRQAKPASVDIKGKVDRYAPVTIKGSVNPFDPMAALDIATSFKRVELTTLTPYSGKFAGFRIRKGRLNLDLHYMITKGQLKAENKVVVEQLQLGEKVDSADAVDLPIRLAVALLKDSDGKISIELPVSGDLNNPQFSVMPIVWQTLRNLVVRAATAPFKFIGGLVTGGGSQDLGSVSFAAGSSELDKNAEGALNTLAKALKERPALRLEIEGTAAAGSDGPFLAAQRLEREYQYNYYKILQRRGDKVPAQASLLVVPEKEKAPLLEGIYRTRLKQQPPAEWKNLGDDERAARLKDGVIKFWSGSDVLLRQLGQDRASTIKDYLVDKAQLEDDRVYFIDAQLGQAEKDGRVVTPMHLDAE
- a CDS encoding BON domain-containing protein; the protein is MKKFALATATALTLAMGANVAFAQTSQAPMTLAAGEATQAKESVSDTWITTKVKADLLTEKGIPGSDIKVETNKGVVSLSSEVAVSDSQKATAVAITKKIKGVTAVSADGLLAGGATKADGIDKTKGAAHNAGEATSDTWITTKVKADLVTEKGIPGTDIKVETNKGVVSLSSTAAVTAAQKETAVAIAKKIKGVKAVSADGLKAE
- the pnp gene encoding polyribonucleotide nucleotidyltransferase produces the protein MNPVIKKFQFGQSTVTLETGRIARQASGAVLVTVDDDVTVLVTVVGAKTADPSKGFFPLSVHYQEKTYAAGKIPGGFFKREGRPSEKETLTSRLIDRPIRPLFPEGFMNEVQVVCTVVSTSKKTDPDIAAMIGTSAALAISGIPFDGPIGAARVAFHESTGYLLNPTYEQQKASSLDMVVAGTSEAVLMVESEAKELTEDQMLGAVLFAHDEFQVVINAVKELAAEAAKPTWTWAPQPEATALLGAIRAEFGDAISQAYAITVKADRYARLGELKDQVVAKLSGEEGQPSSSEVKAAFGEIEYRTVRENIVNGKPRIDGRDTRTVRPLNIEVGVLPKTHGSALFTRGETQALVVATLGTARDAQLLDTLEGEKKDPFMLHYNFPPFSVGECGRMGGAGRREIGHGRLARRSIAAMLPAADVFPYTIRVVSEITESNGSSSMASVCGASLALMDAGVPMKAPVAGIAMGLVKEGEKFAILTDILGDEDHLGDMDFKVAGTAKGVTALQMDIKIKGITEEIMEIALGQALEARLNILGQMNQIIGQSRTELSENAPTMIAMKIDTDKIRDVIGKGGATIRAICEETKASIDIEDDGSIKIFGETKEAAEAARQRVLGITAEAEIGKIYVGKVERIVDFGAFVNILPGKDGLVHISMLSDARVEKVTDILKEGQEVEVLVLDVDNRGRIKLSIKDVAAAKASGV
- the rpsO gene encoding 30S ribosomal protein S15, which encodes MALDVQEKAQIVADYQQAVGDTGSPEVQVALLTHNINKLQGHFKANGKDHHSRRGLIRMVNQRRKLLDYLKGKDLGRYQALIGRLGLRR